In Bacillus toyonensis BCT-7112, a single window of DNA contains:
- a CDS encoding TetR/AcrR family transcriptional regulator: MKMTANRIKAVALSHFARYGYEGTSLANIAQEVGIKKPSIYAHFKGKEELYFICLESALQKDLQSFTGDIESFSNSSTEELLLKLLKGYAKRFGESEESMFWLRTSYFPPDAFREQIINKANVHIENVGKLLFPVFKRASEQDELHNIEVKDALEAFLCLLDGLMVELLYAGLNRFETRLDASWKVFWRGLSN, encoded by the coding sequence ATGAAAATGACAGCAAATCGCATTAAAGCTGTAGCACTTTCTCATTTCGCACGCTACGGCTATGAAGGAACTTCATTGGCAAATATTGCCCAAGAAGTTGGGATTAAAAAACCATCGATTTACGCACACTTTAAAGGAAAAGAAGAGCTATATTTCATATGCTTAGAATCTGCTCTTCAAAAAGATTTGCAGAGCTTCACAGGCGATATCGAAAGCTTTTCCAATTCGTCCACTGAAGAATTGCTATTAAAATTATTAAAAGGCTACGCAAAACGATTTGGTGAAAGTGAAGAATCAATGTTTTGGTTACGAACTTCTTATTTTCCGCCTGATGCATTTCGCGAACAAATTATTAATAAAGCAAATGTACACATTGAAAACGTCGGAAAACTTTTATTCCCGGTATTTAAAAGAGCAAGCGAACAAGATGAGCTGCATAACATTGAAGTAAAAGACGCCTTAGAGGCTTTTCTATGCTTACTCGACGGTCTTATGGTTGAACTACTATACGCAGGTTTAAATCGTTTTGAGACACGTTTAGACGCTTCTTGGAAAGTATTTTGGCGCGGACTTTCAAACTGA
- a CDS encoding DMT family transporter, with amino-acid sequence MAWIYVIIAGIIEIFWVIGLKKAEAPLEWAGVALLITISFVLLFRAYKDLPVGTVYAVFTGIGAGGIVLTEIFIFGEPFSIVKVLLIGLIFFGVIGLKRVTEEKETKEAA; translated from the coding sequence ATGGCATGGATTTATGTAATCATCGCTGGTATTATTGAAATCTTTTGGGTGATTGGACTAAAAAAAGCGGAGGCACCACTTGAGTGGGCTGGTGTTGCGCTATTAATTACAATTAGTTTCGTCTTATTATTTAGAGCTTATAAAGATTTACCTGTCGGCACTGTATACGCAGTCTTCACAGGAATCGGAGCGGGCGGAATCGTTCTTACAGAAATTTTCATCTTCGGAGAACCGTTCTCTATCGTAAAAGTTTTATTAATCGGTTTAATCTTCTTCGGAGTAATTGGTTTAAAACGAGTAACAGAAGAAAAAGAAACGAAGGAGGCCGCATAA
- a CDS encoding DMT family transporter: MAWVFLILAGICEIIGVLFMKVATEKKGWAPKVILIANFGVSFFFLSLAMDTLPMGTAYAIWTGIGTAGSALLGILIFRESADWRRLAFLSCILCGAVGLKLLS, encoded by the coding sequence ATGGCTTGGGTATTTTTAATTCTAGCTGGTATTTGTGAAATTATTGGTGTACTCTTTATGAAAGTAGCCACTGAAAAGAAAGGCTGGGCACCAAAAGTTATTTTAATCGCTAACTTCGGCGTAAGCTTCTTCTTCTTATCCCTTGCGATGGACACATTACCGATGGGAACTGCTTACGCGATTTGGACTGGAATCGGAACTGCCGGAAGTGCACTTCTAGGCATTCTTATTTTCCGAGAATCAGCGGATTGGCGTCGTCTTGCCTTCTTAAGCTGCATTCTATGCGGCGCTGTTGGCTTAAAACTATTAAGCTAA
- a CDS encoding DUF3975 family protein, whose translation MWREKGKQMLAWITLVIAILLQVSFHIIEWLFHKVLSILAFLPNMTLEILSIVWSIIASIAIVIIWSIAKLYNKLFKKDSYSEKE comes from the coding sequence ATGTGGAGAGAAAAAGGAAAACAAATGTTAGCATGGATCACACTCGTGATCGCCATTCTACTGCAAGTAAGTTTTCATATAATAGAATGGTTGTTTCATAAAGTATTATCCATTCTTGCATTCCTTCCGAACATGACACTTGAAATTTTATCTATCGTTTGGTCCATTATCGCTTCCATTGCAATCGTAATTATATGGAGTATCGCCAAGCTATATAATAAGTTATTTAAAAAGGACAGTTACTCTGAAAAAGAGTAA
- a CDS encoding ABC-2 transporter permease produces the protein MIKQLILKGFIIQWKFLIWYILYPIFFYMALTDTENLFIIMSVIITIGATVKTFEADSKNESEVIVNSLPILRKQIVYAKYIVAIIILFISVIVGCFTMGMKNGVNLFEFIETTMVASISFILIYLSLVLPISFWLAYKKAIFITLFMLIAPTAICTMFFEINLEQIQLYNSLLFVSSICMFIVSAFVSMKLYEKREF, from the coding sequence ATGATTAAGCAATTAATTTTAAAAGGTTTCATCATTCAATGGAAATTTTTAATTTGGTACATACTGTATCCTATTTTCTTTTATATGGCCTTAACAGATACGGAAAATCTGTTCATAATTATGTCAGTAATTATTACAATTGGGGCAACAGTAAAAACATTTGAAGCAGATAGTAAAAATGAGAGTGAAGTGATAGTAAATAGTTTACCAATATTGAGAAAACAAATTGTGTATGCGAAATATATAGTAGCAATTATTATTCTTTTTATAAGTGTAATAGTCGGTTGTTTCACGATGGGAATGAAGAATGGGGTTAACCTATTTGAATTTATTGAAACGACAATGGTTGCTAGTATTAGCTTTATTTTAATATATTTAAGCTTGGTTTTACCGATATCATTTTGGCTAGCATATAAAAAAGCTATTTTTATTACGCTTTTCATGCTAATAGCACCGACAGCCATTTGTACTATGTTCTTTGAAATCAACCTGGAACAAATCCAACTATATAACAGTTTATTATTCGTTAGTTCAATATGCATGTTCATAGTATCTGCCTTCGTTTCAATGAAATTGTATGAGAAGAGAGAATTTTAA
- a CDS encoding ABC-2 transporter permease — protein sequence MQQLILKEFFLQKKMIPFYFLIPVLSIFRNSVEPMGIAIGLFMTCSMIIYISFYYEEKSKTEKVLVSLPITRKEIVIAKYISTTLFIIVGLSTTFIVVILGNILLDRDIVIPGYAMFSAIVATLIYCVIMIPTNYIGGNKATTVLYVIMIFPLIGMIGLMCNVFGDKTIMLKVLHSEDATVAMSVLGIGVLVSIVISMLLSMKMFQEAEL from the coding sequence ATGCAACAGTTAATTTTGAAGGAGTTTTTCTTACAGAAGAAGATGATTCCTTTCTATTTTTTAATACCCGTTTTATCGATTTTTAGGAATTCTGTAGAACCGATGGGGATTGCAATAGGATTATTTATGACATGTAGTATGATTATATATATTTCTTTTTATTATGAAGAAAAAAGTAAAACAGAAAAAGTATTAGTGAGTTTGCCTATAACGAGAAAAGAGATAGTTATAGCTAAATATATTTCAACTACATTATTTATTATAGTCGGTTTGAGTACAACTTTTATAGTCGTAATATTAGGAAATATTTTGTTGGACAGAGATATAGTTATTCCTGGATATGCAATGTTTTCAGCAATAGTAGCAACTTTGATTTATTGTGTGATAATGATACCTACTAATTACATCGGAGGAAATAAAGCTACTACTGTCTTGTATGTAATTATGATTTTTCCTTTAATAGGTATGATTGGCCTTATGTGTAATGTTTTTGGTGATAAAACAATTATGTTAAAAGTACTTCACTCTGAGGATGCTACAGTAGCGATGAGTGTTCTTGGTATCGGAGTGTTAGTAAGTATAGTCATATCAATGTTACTCTCAATGAAAATGTTTCAAGAGGCAGAGTTATAG
- a CDS encoding ABC-2 transporter permease — protein MRQLIYKDLFFFRVTWLVNLIMPLMFFLLEPGSELLFPMSCLFITLSSVMTLIYMDERNKSDIVINSLPLSRKDIIIARYISCAIFIVGGMLSTMLVVFLIRGIVVIGDIGAYHPNLYIEIPWYEIINGAVYAVFLVVTFFPSYYGTKSKVVRSIVSAASIGVGGILWIFISDEINGIAPSFIEWIMNPMHIGVFIVGFITLVSIYIASMFLTIKIYGARDL, from the coding sequence ATGCGTCAGCTCATCTATAAAGATTTGTTCTTTTTTCGGGTAACTTGGTTAGTGAATCTTATTATGCCCCTTATGTTCTTTTTACTTGAGCCCGGGAGTGAATTGTTATTTCCGATGAGTTGTCTATTTATAACCCTTTCCTCCGTTATGACGCTAATCTATATGGATGAAAGGAATAAAAGTGACATTGTAATAAATAGTTTACCGTTAAGTCGAAAGGATATCATAATTGCTAGATATATTTCCTGTGCAATATTTATTGTAGGTGGCATGCTCTCTACGATGTTAGTTGTTTTTCTTATAAGAGGCATTGTGGTCATCGGTGATATCGGTGCATATCATCCTAATCTATACATTGAAATTCCGTGGTATGAAATAATAAATGGAGCTGTTTACGCCGTATTTTTGGTTGTCACGTTTTTCCCTAGTTATTATGGTACAAAGTCGAAGGTAGTAAGAAGTATAGTATCAGCAGCCTCAATAGGAGTCGGAGGGATACTTTGGATATTTATTAGTGATGAGATCAATGGAATAGCACCTTCATTCATTGAGTGGATTATGAATCCTATGCATATTGGTGTATTTATAGTTGGATTCATTACATTAGTTAGTATTTATATCGCTTCTATGTTTCTAACAATTAAAATTTATGGAGCCCGTGATTTATAG
- a CDS encoding ABC transporter ATP-binding protein — MLELKNVCKRYQDFAVKNISFTLPRGYIMGFVGPNGAGKSTTIKMIMNLIRKESGDIQIFGKDNKKAEKEIKQNIGFVYDENHYYEDLTCEQMKRIIAPLYKKWDECQYQSYMERLQVPKYKKIKELSKGMKMKFAIAIALSHHAEFIIMDEPTAGLDPVVRSELLDILQEIVMEDEVSVLFSTHITTDLERIADYITFINDGEIIFTGEKDELMESYVIVKGSNDLLDREGKELFVGLRKNKFGFEGLAKDKQVIIDWFGNEVVLEKPTLDDIIVYTAKGRGAYASAHL; from the coding sequence ATGTTAGAGCTAAAAAACGTTTGTAAAAGATATCAAGATTTTGCAGTGAAAAATATAAGTTTTACGCTGCCACGTGGATATATTATGGGATTTGTCGGACCGAATGGTGCTGGGAAAAGTACGACGATCAAAATGATTATGAATTTAATTAGAAAAGAGAGCGGCGATATACAAATTTTTGGCAAGGACAATAAGAAAGCAGAAAAGGAAATAAAACAAAATATCGGCTTTGTATATGATGAAAATCATTACTACGAAGATTTAACGTGTGAACAAATGAAGCGTATTATTGCACCGCTATATAAAAAGTGGGACGAATGTCAGTATCAATCGTATATGGAGAGATTACAAGTTCCAAAGTATAAAAAAATTAAAGAGTTATCTAAAGGGATGAAAATGAAATTTGCGATTGCCATCGCGCTTTCGCATCATGCAGAGTTTATTATTATGGATGAACCAACAGCAGGATTGGACCCAGTTGTTCGAAGTGAATTGCTTGATATATTGCAAGAAATTGTAATGGAAGATGAAGTATCTGTATTATTCTCAACGCACATTACAACAGACTTAGAGCGCATCGCAGATTATATTACTTTTATCAACGATGGGGAAATTATATTTACTGGTGAGAAAGATGAATTAATGGAGAGCTACGTAATCGTAAAGGGAAGTAATGATTTATTGGATCGAGAAGGAAAAGAGCTATTTGTTGGATTACGAAAAAATAAATTTGGTTTTGAAGGTTTAGCGAAGGATAAACAAGTAATTATCGATTGGTTTGGAAATGAGGTTGTACTAGAAAAGCCTACATTAGATGATATTATCGTTTACACTGCGAAAGGGAGAGGTGCCTATGCGTCAGCTCATCTATAA
- a CDS encoding GntR family transcriptional regulator, whose translation MNIIISNSSQDPIYVQIRKQLSQLILNGGLKGGDQLPSIRSLAKELQISVITTKRAYEELEKEGYIETVAGKGTYVSRKNNELLKEQRLRLLESKAEEIVRESKVLQLSLEDLQQMIACLYEGE comes from the coding sequence ATGAATATTATTATTTCGAATTCTTCCCAAGACCCTATTTATGTACAAATAAGGAAACAATTAAGCCAGCTTATTTTAAATGGTGGTTTAAAGGGGGGAGACCAACTGCCGTCTATTCGTAGCTTAGCGAAGGAATTACAAATTAGTGTAATTACAACGAAGCGTGCGTACGAGGAACTTGAAAAAGAAGGATATATAGAAACTGTTGCTGGGAAGGGGACTTATGTTTCACGTAAAAACAATGAACTATTAAAAGAACAGCGCTTACGTTTATTGGAAAGTAAGGCTGAAGAAATTGTGAGAGAAAGTAAAGTGTTGCAGCTTTCACTTGAAGATTTACAGCAGATGATTGCGTGTTTATATGAGGGGGAATAA
- a CDS encoding DUF3929 family protein, with the protein MVYHLENGETIKDVKEFCYRDQGKVLERVAHRVMDNREVTAIDKQGTIISIACEDIVKVELDYIKES; encoded by the coding sequence ATGGTATACCATTTAGAAAATGGAGAAACAATTAAAGATGTAAAAGAATTTTGCTATCGAGACCAAGGAAAAGTGTTAGAAAGAGTAGCACATCGTGTAATGGATAATAGAGAAGTGACGGCGATTGATAAACAAGGAACAATCATTTCAATAGCATGTGAGGACATTGTAAAGGTAGAACTTGATTACATAAAAGAAAGTTAA
- the gcvPB gene encoding aminomethyl-transferring glycine dehydrogenase subunit 2, translating to MKNQDQALIFEVTKEGRVGYSLPKLDVEEVKLEDVFESDYIRVEDAELPEVSELDIMRHYTALSNRNHGVDSGFYPLGSCTMKYNPKINENVARFAGFANIHPLQDEKTVQGAMELMYDLQEHLIEITGMDTVTLQPAAGAHGEWTGLMLIRAYHEANGDFNRTKVIVPDSAHGTNPASATVAGFETITVKSNEHGLVDLEDLKRVVNEETAALMLTNPNTLGLFEENILEMAEIVHNAGGKLYYDGANLNAVLSQARPGDMGFDVVHLNLHKTFTGPHGGGGPGSGPVGVKADLIPYLPKPILEKTENGYHFNYDRPEAIGRVKPFYGNFGINVRAYTYIRSMGPDGLRAVTEYAVLNANYMMRRLAPFYDLPFDRHCKHEFVLSGRRQKKLGVRTLDIAKRLLDFGYHPPTIYFPLNVEECIMIEPTETESKETLDGFIDKMIQIAKEVEENPEVVQEAPHTTVIKRLDETMAARKPVLRYEKLAPVQV from the coding sequence ATGAAGAACCAAGACCAAGCACTTATTTTTGAAGTGACTAAAGAAGGACGCGTAGGATATAGCTTACCCAAATTAGATGTAGAAGAAGTGAAACTAGAAGATGTATTTGAGAGCGATTATATTCGAGTAGAAGATGCAGAGCTACCAGAAGTATCTGAACTTGACATTATGCGCCACTATACAGCACTTTCAAACCGTAACCACGGCGTGGATTCTGGATTCTATCCACTTGGATCTTGTACGATGAAATATAATCCGAAAATTAATGAGAATGTAGCTCGTTTTGCAGGATTTGCAAATATTCATCCACTTCAAGATGAAAAGACAGTACAAGGTGCAATGGAATTAATGTACGACTTACAAGAGCATTTAATTGAAATTACAGGTATGGATACTGTTACATTACAACCAGCAGCAGGTGCACACGGAGAATGGACAGGTTTAATGTTAATTCGTGCCTACCATGAAGCAAATGGTGACTTTAACCGTACGAAAGTAATTGTTCCTGACTCTGCTCACGGAACGAATCCAGCATCTGCAACTGTAGCTGGTTTTGAAACAATTACAGTAAAATCGAATGAACATGGTCTTGTTGACTTAGAAGATTTAAAACGTGTTGTAAACGAAGAAACAGCAGCACTTATGTTAACAAATCCAAATACATTAGGTCTATTCGAAGAAAATATTTTAGAAATGGCTGAAATCGTCCATAATGCAGGCGGTAAATTATACTATGATGGTGCAAACTTAAATGCGGTATTAAGCCAAGCGCGCCCAGGAGATATGGGATTTGACGTTGTGCATTTAAACCTTCATAAAACATTTACAGGTCCGCATGGCGGCGGTGGTCCAGGTTCTGGTCCAGTAGGTGTGAAGGCTGATTTAATTCCGTACTTACCAAAACCAATTTTAGAGAAAACGGAAAATGGCTACCACTTCAATTACGATCGTCCAGAAGCAATTGGGCGTGTGAAACCATTCTATGGTAACTTCGGTATTAACGTTCGTGCATACACATACATTCGTTCTATGGGTCCAGATGGACTACGTGCAGTAACTGAGTATGCTGTATTAAATGCGAATTATATGATGAGAAGATTAGCGCCGTTCTATGATCTTCCGTTCGATAGACATTGTAAGCATGAATTTGTATTATCAGGTCGTCGTCAAAAGAAACTTGGTGTACGTACATTAGATATTGCAAAACGTCTGCTTGATTTCGGTTACCACCCACCAACAATTTACTTCCCATTAAATGTGGAAGAATGTATTATGATTGAACCGACAGAAACAGAATCAAAAGAAACGTTAGATGGTTTCATTGATAAGATGATTCAAATCGCTAAAGAAGTAGAAGAAAATCCAGAAGTTGTACAAGAAGCACCGCACACTACAGTTATTAAACGTTTAGACGAAACGATGGCTGCTCGTAAACCTGTTTTACGTTATGAAAAGCTTGCTCCTGTACAAGTTTGA
- the gcvPA gene encoding aminomethyl-transferring glycine dehydrogenase subunit 1, translating to MLHRYLPMTEEDKKEMLQTIGVQTIDELFSDIPESVRFKGDLKIKEAKSEPELLKELSQMAGKNANLKEYASFLGAGVYDHYAPVIVDHVISRSEFYTAYTPYQPEISQGELQAIFEFQTMICELTGMDVANSSMYDGGTALAEAAMLAAGHTRKKKILVSSAVHPESRAVLETYAKGQHLEVVEINHKDGVTDLDVLQSEVDDTVACVIVQYPNFFGQVEKLADIEKIVHQQKSLFIVSSNPLSLGALTPPGKFGADIVIGDAQPFGIPTQFGGPHCGYFATTKAFMRKIPGRLVGQTVDSDGKRGFVLTLQAREQHIRRDKATSNICSNQALNALAASVAMTALGKQGVKEMARQNISKAQYAKRQFEAKGFTATFAGPFFNEFVVDCKRPVKEVNDALLQKNIIGGYDLGRDYKELENHMLLAVTELRTKEEIDTLVNEMGAIQ from the coding sequence ATGTTGCATCGTTATCTTCCAATGACAGAAGAAGACAAAAAAGAAATGTTACAAACGATCGGCGTTCAAACGATCGACGAATTATTCTCTGATATTCCAGAGAGTGTTCGTTTTAAAGGGGATTTAAAAATTAAAGAAGCAAAATCAGAGCCAGAGCTTTTAAAAGAGCTATCTCAAATGGCTGGTAAAAATGCTAATTTAAAAGAATATGCTTCTTTCTTAGGAGCAGGCGTATACGATCATTATGCTCCAGTAATTGTTGATCATGTTATTTCTCGTTCAGAGTTTTATACTGCTTACACGCCATACCAACCAGAAATTTCACAAGGGGAATTACAAGCAATCTTTGAATTCCAAACAATGATTTGTGAATTAACAGGAATGGATGTAGCAAACTCTTCTATGTATGACGGAGGTACAGCTTTAGCTGAAGCGGCAATGTTAGCGGCTGGCCATACTCGTAAAAAGAAAATTCTTGTATCTAGTGCAGTGCACCCAGAATCAAGAGCAGTACTTGAAACTTATGCAAAAGGTCAACATCTAGAAGTTGTTGAAATTAATCATAAAGATGGTGTAACAGATTTAGACGTATTACAAAGCGAAGTAGACGATACAGTTGCTTGTGTAATCGTTCAATATCCAAACTTCTTCGGACAAGTTGAAAAGTTAGCTGATATTGAAAAAATCGTTCATCAACAAAAATCATTATTTATCGTTTCTTCAAATCCGTTATCATTAGGCGCATTAACACCACCAGGGAAATTCGGTGCTGACATTGTAATCGGTGATGCACAACCATTCGGTATTCCAACACAGTTTGGTGGACCACACTGTGGTTACTTTGCAACAACGAAAGCATTTATGCGTAAAATTCCAGGACGTCTTGTCGGACAAACGGTAGATTCAGATGGTAAACGTGGATTTGTATTAACGCTACAAGCACGTGAACAGCATATTCGTCGTGACAAAGCGACATCTAACATTTGTTCAAACCAAGCGTTAAATGCATTAGCAGCTTCTGTTGCAATGACGGCACTTGGAAAACAAGGTGTGAAAGAAATGGCACGTCAAAATATTTCTAAAGCACAATATGCAAAACGTCAATTCGAAGCGAAAGGCTTCACAGCTACATTTGCTGGACCATTCTTCAATGAATTCGTTGTAGATTGCAAACGTCCAGTGAAAGAAGTAAACGACGCATTACTACAAAAGAATATTATCGGTGGTTATGATCTAGGCCGTGATTATAAAGAATTAGAAAATCATATGCTGTTAGCAGTAACTGAGCTTCGTACAAAAGAGGAAATTGACACACTTGTAAACGAAATGGGGGCTATCCAATGA
- the gcvT gene encoding glycine cleavage system aminomethyltransferase GcvT, whose translation MITLQRTPLFDVYAKYGGKTIDFGGWELPVQFSSIKEEHEAVRTAAGLFDVSHMGEVEVKGVDSLAFLQRVVTNDVSTLKVGGAQYTAMCYENGGTVDDLLIYKRGEEDYLLVINASNIEKDYEWLASHVIGDAKVVNVSSEVAQLAIQGPKAEGILQKVVSEDLKEIKFFKFKNDILVDGIPALVSRTGYTGEDGFEIYCKSEDAAKLWEKLLEVGAEEGLKACGLGARDTLRFEATLPLYGQELSKDITPIEAGIGFAVKPNKEADFFGKETLKEQKENGASRKLVGIEVIERGIPRTHYPVFVGEEKIGEVTSGTQSPTLKKSIGLALIDVKYAAVDTEVEIEIRNKRVKAVVVPTPFYKRSK comes from the coding sequence ATGATTACATTACAACGTACACCGTTATTTGATGTATACGCGAAGTATGGTGGGAAAACAATCGACTTTGGTGGCTGGGAATTACCAGTTCAATTTTCAAGCATTAAAGAAGAACACGAAGCTGTACGTACAGCGGCAGGTTTGTTCGATGTGTCTCATATGGGAGAAGTTGAGGTAAAAGGTGTAGATAGTTTAGCATTTTTACAACGTGTTGTTACAAATGACGTATCTACCTTAAAGGTAGGAGGCGCACAATATACAGCTATGTGCTACGAAAATGGTGGTACAGTAGATGATTTATTAATCTACAAACGTGGTGAAGAAGACTATTTATTAGTAATCAATGCATCAAATATCGAGAAAGATTACGAATGGTTAGCAAGTCATGTAATTGGCGATGCGAAAGTAGTCAATGTTTCTAGTGAAGTTGCGCAGCTTGCAATTCAAGGACCAAAAGCAGAAGGCATTTTACAAAAAGTTGTGTCAGAAGATTTGAAAGAAATTAAGTTCTTTAAATTTAAAAACGATATTCTTGTAGATGGAATTCCTGCACTTGTATCTCGTACAGGTTACACAGGTGAAGACGGATTCGAAATTTACTGTAAGAGTGAAGATGCTGCAAAACTTTGGGAGAAACTTCTTGAAGTTGGAGCAGAAGAGGGCTTAAAAGCATGTGGTTTAGGTGCTCGTGATACACTTCGCTTTGAAGCAACACTTCCGTTATACGGACAAGAATTATCAAAAGATATTACACCGATTGAAGCAGGAATTGGCTTTGCGGTAAAACCAAACAAAGAAGCAGATTTCTTTGGAAAAGAAACGTTAAAAGAGCAAAAAGAAAACGGTGCATCTCGTAAATTAGTCGGCATCGAAGTGATCGAACGCGGTATTCCTCGTACGCATTACCCTGTATTTGTAGGAGAAGAAAAAATCGGGGAAGTAACGAGTGGTACACAATCTCCAACGTTAAAGAAAAGCATTGGTTTAGCACTAATTGATGTAAAATACGCAGCAGTTGATACAGAAGTAGAAATTGAAATTCGTAATAAACGCGTCAAAGCAGTAGTTGTTCCAACACCATTTTATAAACGTTCAAAGTAA
- a CDS encoding DEAD/DEAH box helicase encodes MNVDISVDRTWQNNFLNRIEEDGPWTNWDLYHLAYETEKSLLVPTFDGLQAPKHLSHFTPLPHQLEVAQNVIEQMNGKAILADEVGLGKTIEAGLILKEYMVRGLVKKVLILVPASLVSQWAYELNTKFFIPAVAQKKSYSWEQADVIVSSIDTAKRSPHRDIVLNLEYDLIIIDEAHKLKNNKTKNYEFAQRLKKKFCLLLTATPVQNKIDEIFNLVSLLKPGHLGNQSNFEEYYASKNRSAESDEDLKALINKVMVRNRRHNTGIDWPKRHVRTIFVEFNKEEQALYNAIEHWGGRDAFTSAFSSLTLKREACSSREAVYYSLKKHVEKRQKENEQYIKDPYIDVLMDNINHIPFNSKANKALELIKEIDDKVVIFTEYRASQMYLQWFLQQHGISSVPFRGGFKRGKKDWMKELFQKHAQVLIATEAGGEGINLQFCSHMINYDLPWNPMRLEQRIGRIHRLGQKNDVHIYNLATKHTVEEHILKLLYEKINLFERVIGELDEILTRINMKNIDAHIQEIFAQSKSEGEIRIKMENLTSIIDFAKRNEAEVQGYAAT; translated from the coding sequence ATGAATGTTGATATTTCCGTAGATCGGACGTGGCAAAACAATTTTTTAAATAGAATTGAAGAAGATGGTCCTTGGACAAACTGGGATTTATACCATTTAGCTTATGAAACAGAAAAATCGTTACTTGTTCCTACTTTCGATGGACTACAAGCACCGAAGCACTTATCCCATTTCACACCGCTTCCTCATCAATTAGAAGTCGCTCAAAATGTTATTGAACAAATGAACGGTAAAGCGATACTAGCCGACGAAGTAGGGCTTGGAAAAACAATTGAAGCTGGACTTATTTTAAAAGAATATATGGTGCGTGGGCTTGTGAAAAAAGTACTCATACTCGTCCCAGCCTCTCTCGTGTCACAATGGGCATACGAACTAAATACAAAGTTTTTCATTCCAGCTGTAGCTCAAAAGAAAAGCTACTCGTGGGAGCAAGCTGACGTGATCGTATCATCAATTGATACTGCAAAACGTTCACCACATCGCGATATCGTTTTGAACTTAGAATATGATCTTATTATTATCGATGAAGCACATAAACTAAAAAATAATAAAACAAAAAACTATGAATTTGCACAGCGATTAAAAAAGAAGTTTTGTTTATTACTAACAGCTACTCCTGTTCAAAACAAGATTGATGAAATTTTCAACCTTGTTTCTTTATTAAAACCGGGACATTTGGGCAATCAATCCAACTTTGAAGAATACTACGCTTCAAAAAATCGTTCAGCCGAATCAGATGAAGACTTAAAAGCTCTCATTAACAAAGTAATGGTCCGAAATAGACGTCATAATACCGGAATTGATTGGCCGAAGAGGCATGTACGTACAATTTTTGTAGAGTTTAATAAAGAAGAGCAAGCTTTATATAATGCAATTGAACACTGGGGAGGACGAGATGCCTTCACATCTGCTTTCTCATCCTTAACATTAAAACGCGAGGCATGTAGTAGCCGTGAAGCTGTGTACTATTCATTAAAAAAGCATGTAGAAAAACGTCAGAAAGAAAATGAACAATATATAAAAGATCCATATATTGATGTACTAATGGACAATATTAATCATATTCCATTCAACTCAAAAGCAAATAAAGCTCTTGAGCTTATAAAAGAAATTGACGATAAAGTCGTCATCTTCACGGAATATCGAGCGTCACAAATGTACTTACAATGGTTTTTACAGCAGCACGGCATTTCTTCCGTTCCGTTCCGCGGTGGATTTAAACGCGGGAAAAAAGATTGGATGAAGGAACTTTTCCAAAAACACGCGCAAGTATTAATTGCAACGGAAGCTGGCGGAGAAGGAATTAACTTACAGTTTTGTAGCCATATGATCAATTATGATTTGCCATGGAACCCAATGCGTCTTGAACAAAGAATTGGACGTATTCACCGTCTTGGTCAAAAAAATGATGTTCATATTTATAACTTAGCTACAAAGCATACTGTTGAAGAACACATTTTGAAACTGTTATATGAAAAAATAAATTTATTTGAGCGTGTTATCGGTGAACTCGATGAAATTTTAACAAGAATTAATATGAAAAACATCGATGCGCATATTCAAGAAATTTTTGCGCAATCAAAAAGCGAAGGAGAAATTCGAATTAAGATGGAAAACTTAACATCTATTATCGATTTTGCGAAGCGAAATGAAGCTGAGGTGCAAGGCTATGCAGCAACATGA